The Winogradskyella schleiferi genome contains the following window.
ATTGGTTTAAAAACATTAAGCTCGTAATGACCCTGAGTTCCACCAACTGAAATAGCCACATCGTTACCCATAACCTGTGCACAAACCATGGTTAAGGCTTCACATTGTGTTGGATTCACTTTTCCTGGCATAATTGAGCTTCCTGGTTCGTTGGCAGGAATGATAATTTCTCCAATGCCTGAACGTGGTCCAGAAGCCATCATTCTAATATCATTAGCGATTTTGTTTAAGGAAACAGCTAATTGTTTTAAGGCACCATGGGTTTCTACGATAGCATCATGTGCGGCCAAGGCTTCAAATTTATTTTCAGCTGTTATAAACGGTAAATCCGTAAATTCAGCAATATATTTAGCAACTAGAACATCGTATCCTTCTGGAGTGTTCAGTCCAGTACCAACAGCAGTGCCTCCTAAAGCCAATTCACTTAAATGTGCTAATGTATGTTCCAATGCTTTTAACCCATGATCCAATTGCGATACGTAACCTGAAAATTCCTGACCTAAAGTCAAAGGTGTGGCATCCATTAAATGGGTTCTACCGATTTTTACAACTTCTTTAAATTCCAGAGATTTTTTATGCAACGTATTTCGTAATTGAATAACACCAGGAATAGTCGTTTGGACCACTTTTTTGTAGGCTGCAATATGCATTCCAGTAGGAAAGGTGTCGTTAGACGATTGAGATTTATTGACATCATCATTAGGCTGAATGGTTTTTTCGCCTTCTCCAATAGTTTTTCCAGAAATTTGATGTGCTCTATTGGCAACTACTTCATTCACATTCATATTGCTTTGCGTACCTGAACCTGTTTGCCAAATGACCAAAGGAAATTGGTCATTATGCTGTCCTTCTAAAATCTCATCGCATACCTTTGCGATTAAATCACGTTTTTCTTGAGATAAAACCTCCAATTCACAGTTGGCGTAAGCCGCTGCTTTTTTGAGATAAGCGAAGCCATATACGATCTCTAAAGGCATAGATGCTGGTGCACCAATTTTAAAGTTATTACGAGAGCGTTCGGTTTGTGCGCCCCAAAGTTTGTCGGCTGGTACTTTTACCTCGCCCATCGTGTCTTTTTCTATTCTGTAAGTCATTGTATATAAATTTTTAAGCACTACAAAATTACTCATTTTGTTAGTCTTTAAGAATTGAAAATTGGCTTTTATTTTAATAGTTTTGAAGTATCAACGTTAATAAGTTATTGATAGTTCTGAGTTGGAAAGTGCTGCTGTTTTTTGATTTAGAATTAACTTTAATTTCATGCTCCAATATGTAGCGCTAAAATGGCCTCATACCACTAAATTTTACGAAAACTGAAAATAAATTCGGAATGAATGACCATATGAAAAAAAGTGCTGTTAATTTCTATAAATTAGCGTACGAAGGAAATCCAAGAAAAGCGACGGAATTATATGTTGGAGCTGAATATAAGCAACACAATCCTGATGTAGAAAACGGAATCGAGGGTTTTATCGACTATTTTGAGCGCATGCACTCTGAATATCCAAACAAATCAATCGAATTTGTACGCGTGATATCTGAACATGACATGGTTGCTTTACATACGCATCAAATTTGGCCAGATAATGATGAATACGTTACTATGGATTTTTTTAGATTCGATAGCAATGGAAAAATTGTTGAGCATTGGGACGCCATCCAACAGATACCAAAAAAATCTGCTAATAAAAATAAAATGTACTAGTTGAATTAAACAAAGGAACTGAAATAAATTACACGAAAATTTGCAAGAATAAAGTTTAAAGCGCCTTTTTGAGTTCGCGAAAATTTTAAATTTGGTTATCTCGGTTTCGGAAATTAAATTAATAAGAAAAATTTAATATTGCTCCGAGCATCTAAATATTTAGTTCTGTTTTTTTAGGGTAACTTTAGTATAGATTCGGCCATTATACAACAACTTCTAACCATTAATTAGTTTACCTAAATAGCATTGATTATCAGATTCTTGAGCTTTTTCATCAATATTTTGCTATTGCAAATACCATATACTCAACATTTTTGGTTAAATTATTCTTCATTTAAATAAAATTTTTTAAAAAATCTAAAACAAATAGACTAATTTTGCGCGCTTAAAATTTAAGTTAACCAATTTAAAACTAAACAATTGAAGGAAGAACATTTTAAATGGTACTCACCAACTTTAAGTAGGGATATAGAAATGCTGGTTTTCGGCCATGCTGGTTATCCCGTAATTTTGTTTCCTACAACCATGGGAAAACATAATGAGTGTCGGGATATGGGACTCGTGGAATCTGTGCGTTGGTTTGCGGAGCAAGGTTTGGTGCAAATTTATTGTCCAGATAGTATCAATGAATTAAGCTGGTATAATAAAAATATTCATCCTGCAGATCGTGCAAAAAATCACGCTTGGTACGACGAATTTATCATGAATGAAGTCGTTAATAAAATTTGCGAAGAAAAGAAAATGCATAAAGTGGCTGTGGCTGGACCAAGTTTTGGTGGATACCAAGCAGCTAATTTTGCGTTTAGACATCCAGACCGTGTAAGTCATATGTTCAGTATGAGTGGTTCTTTCGATATTAAATCTTTTGTAGATGGCCATTACGATGACAATGTGTTTTTTAATAACCCAGTAGATTTTTTACCAGGAGCGGATCATCCGGATTTATGGAACATGAAAATTGTATTAGGCGTAGGGGAATGGGATATTTGTTTAGATGCCAATAAGCGATTGGCTGGGATATTAACAGAAAAAAACATACCTTTCTGGTACGATGAACATAAATGGGCTGAACACGATTGGCCTTTATGGAACAGAATGTTTCCACATTATTTATCAAAATTATAGACTAACGTACAAATTATTAACGAACTAACTAATCCATTTTAAATATGAAAAAAATAGGCATTTTATTCGGTCAAGAAGATACCTTTCCTTGGGCATTTATAGACAGAGTTAACGAAAAAATTAAGTCACAAGGCATTAAGGATATGGTTGCAGAAGCCGTATCAATTGATACCGTAGAACAAGCAAAATCTGATGAATACGCAGTAATTATAGATAGAATATCTCAAGATGTTCCGTTTTATAGAGCCTATTTGAAAAATGCTGCCATTACAGGAACGGCTGTTATAAACAATCCATTTTGGTGGAGTGCAGACGAAAAGTTTTTCAACAACGCACTAGCAGAAAAAATTGGTATTCCTGTACCAAAGACTTTTATTTTACCATCATCCCATCGTCCAGAAGGTACGGATGAAAATTCTTTTAGAAATATGAAATTCCCATTTGATTGGGAAAAAATGTTTAGCACGATTGGTTTTCCAGCGTATATGAAACCACATGATGGTGGCGGATGGAAAAGCGTTTACCGTGTAGAAAATCCTGATGATTTATGGGAAAAGCATAGGGAAACTGAGAATTTGGTGATGATGCTGCAAGAGGAAATTAACTTCACGGAATACTTTAGATGTTATGTATTAGGAACTGATAAAGTGCATATTATGAAATATGAACCAAGAAACCCGCATCATTTACGTTATGTTCTGGATGGTGAACCAGTAGATAAAAAGATATTGGATTTAGTTGAAAAATACTGTATCAAATTAAACAAAGCTTTAGGATATGATTTCAATACAGTTGAGTTTGCCATAAGGGATGGTGTACCTTATGCTATCGATTTTTGTAATCCTGCGCCAGATGCAGATATACATTCTGTAGGTCAAGATAATTTTGACTGGATTGTTGAGAATGCAGCTAATATGGCCATTGATAAAGCAAAACAATACAAAAAAGGTAATATGAACCTTACCTGGGGAACTTTTGTAAAAGACCAGATGGAAGCTCCAAAGACAGCTACAAAAAAGCCAACGGCAAAGAAAACACGAGCGAAGTCAGCCTCTGCTGAAGTTACAGCGACTAAAGCGAAGGCTGCGGTAAAGAAAACGCCAGCTAAAGCACCTGTAAAAAAGAAAGTTGCCGAGAAGGCAGCTGTTAAAAAGGCGCCTGCTAAAACGGTAGTAGCGAAAAAAACAACAGCAACCAAAGCGGCTCCAAAGAAGGCACCAGTAAAAAAAGCAGCTACAAAATCAGCTGCTACTAAAACTACTGCGACCAAAGCAAAAACTGTGGCTAAAAAGACGACAGCAAAAAAGGCTACGCCTAAAAAGAAAGCAGCTAAAAAATAGATAATTTAAAAAAAACCTGACTATTAATCATAGTCAGGTTTAATCTAACCAACCGCTAAATATGAAGTTTACTTTAGGTATTGAAGAAGAGTATCAAATTATTGATCCTGTTACTCGCGAATTAATTTCACACGACCAGCAAATTGTAACAGAAGCGTCAAAAGTTATGGGCGACCAATGCAAGGCAGAAATGCATCAGGCCGTTGTGGAAGTAGGTACCAATATCTGTGAGGATATTACGGATGCTCGAGAACAAATCTCTAATTTGAGAAAATCAGTATCTGGTATTGCAAACGACTTAGGTTTTAAAATTGGTGCCGCAGGTACGCATCCATTTTCTAAATGGGAACACCAACTGATTACACCAAACCCAAGATATGATGAAATTATCACTGAGCTTCAAGATACGGCACGTTCAAATTTAATTTTTGGATTACATGTGCATGTTGGTATGGCAGACAAAGAAATGGCGATACATTTAGTAAATGCCATGCGTTATTTTTTGCCGCACTTGTATGCGTTGTCAACCAATTCTCCGTTTTGGGAAGGAAGAAATACAGGTTTTAAATCCTTTAGATCTAAGGTGTTCGACAAATTTCCAAGAACAGGTATTCCAGGAATTTTTGAAAACTATGCACATTACGAGAATTACGTTAACCTTTTAGTTAAGACTAAGTGTATTGATAACCCAAAGAAAATTTGGTGGGATATTAGAGTGCATCCTTTTTTTCCAACTTTAGAAGTTAGGATTTGTGACATACCATTAACCGTGAATGAAACCGTATGTATTACGGCAATAATTCAAGCATTGGTGGCTAAGTTATATGACTTGAGACGACATAATCTGAACTTCATGAATTATCATCGTGCATTGATCAACGAAAATAAATGGCGAGCAAGCCGTTATGGTATTGATGGAAAAATGATTGATTTTGGAAAGGAATCTGAAGTAGAAACAAGACTCCTTATGTTAGAGTTATTGGATTTTATTGATGATGTTGTGGATGATTTAGGCTCTCGTAAAGAAATTGAATACATTCATGAAATGCTTAAAAACGGCACAGGAGCAGACCGTCAATTAGAAATATTTAAACAAACAAACGACCTTACCAAAGTCGTGGATTACGTTACTGAACAAACGATTTTAGGATTATAAAATAACCTACTTATTAGATGATCGCTGAAGTTTATCTTGAACATTATTGAGTAAGAACTATATTTCTCACAAAGATAAATTACAACGTAATTCGAAAGGCGAAAAATGAATATGAAGAAAGAAAAATTAAAATTAGCAATTTTAGACATGAACAATGATGTCCCTAACCAAGGCCTTCGTTGTATCAAAGAGATTGTTGAAACATTTCATGAAGAAGTGGCCTATCGCATATTTAATGTGAGAGCCAAAGGAGAAATACCAGATGCATCTTATGATATCTATATTTCGAGTGGTGGCCCAGGAAGTCCATTGGATGAAGGTGAATGGCGACAACCGTATTTACAACTAATGCAAAACCTTTGGGATATTAATAAAGCCGATACAGAGCAAAAAAAGCATGTATTTTTTATTTGTTATTCTTTTCAAGTGATTTGCAATTATTTTGAACTTGGAGAAATAAAACCAAGACGAAATACGTCGTTTGGAATTTTAAAGGTTCACCAAACCAAAAAAGGTCACAACGATCTTATTTTTAAAGGTTTAAATGACCCGTTTTATGCGGTTGACTCAAGAGATTGGCAATTGATTCAACCTAAACTGACTGTGTTCAAAAGGCATGGTGCTACGATTCTAAGCTTAGAAAAAATTAGGACGCATGTAGAATTAGAACGCGCCATTATGGCCGTTCGTTTTTCAGAAGAATTTGTAGGCACCCAATTCCATCCAGAAGCAGAACCTGTGAGTATGGAATCATATTTTTCATTAGAAGAAAATAAAAAGGTAGTTATTGATAGTTTTGGAGAGAAAAAATATAACGAAATGATGAATCGCATCGATGATCCAGAAAAGATAGAATTAACTTATAATACCATTTTACCGAGTTTTATTCAGAACGCGATTGATAAAGTTAAACAACCTGTAATGTCGTAACTTATAATGATAAAAGACAACCGAAATTCATACAATGCCAATTTTTCTGAAGAAAAATATCAAGCATTTCTGGAAGATATCAATAGTTCATTTAATTATAAAGTACCTTTTAAGATTGCTGAAACTCCCGTTTTTATATCCAAAGCATTAAAGGCTAAGTTAAAAGAAGCCTGCGAGGAGATTATGGCCGTAATCGATCGTCCGGATTTTAAGGATTTAACTAAAGATGCCTTTTTTGACGCTAATACAATAGTGCCTAATGAAGATGAACGTCCTAAATTTATTCAGTTAGATTTTGGTATCTGTAAAAATGAAAACGGCGAACTTACGCCCAAATTGATTGAGCTTCAAGGTTTTCCTTCTTTATTTTTCTTTCAGGATTTTGTAGGTAATAAGTATCGTAAACATTTTTCAGATGTCATTCCGAAGCATTATTCGCAGCATTTAACAGGCATGTCTTCTAAAGAATATATAGAACTTCTTACGCAAGAAATGATTGGTGATACTGACCCTAAACAGGTTATTTTATTAGAAGTAGAACCACATAAACAAGCCACAGCTATTGATTTTTATATTACTGAAGCGACGCTTGGTCTTAAAATTATTTGTATCACAGAATTGATTAAAAAGGGGAAGCAATTATTTTATAAAGATGAAAACGGTAACGAGGTACGTATTTTAAAAATTTATAACCGTATCATTTTTGATGAACTTCACCAAAGGCAAGATTTAACTGGTCAGTTTAAATTTCAAGATGAAGTCGATGTCGAATGGATTGGACATCCTAATTGGTTTTTCCGAATTAGTAAATACCTCATGCCTTTCTTAGAAGGGAAGTACATTCCAAAGTCTTACCACTTAGATAAATTGGAAGCGATACCTTCAGATTTGGAAAATTACGTTCTAAAACCTTTGTATTCGTTTGCAGGAGCTGGAGTTCATATACATGTTACCGAAGAGATTATTGAGAGTATTTCAAACAAATGGAATTACTTATTGCAAGAGAAAGTAGCTTATGCACCAGTTATTGATACCATGGATGTGCCCGCAAAATGCGAAATAAGAATGATGATGATGTACAACTCAAAAACCAATAAAACTGAAATAATAAGTAACCTTATGCGCTTAAGTAAAGGTGAAATGGTAGGTGTGAAGTACAATAAGGATAAGACTTGGGTTGGCGGCAGTACTGGGTTTTTTGAACCATAATTATTTAAAACTTTTGCTTAGGTGATTAGTACCATTGTTCTTTACGGTACATTTCCTTTTTTGAAACCCGCTCTCGGTTATACAAAAGCACATGTGTTTCGTCTAATTGTTTATTTCTATAGCCAAACAAATGAAAAATAGATTTTGCCATAAAGCGTGTGACCTTTAAGTTGGCTCGTAAAACTCCACAGCGTTTATCATGCCATGTAATTCCCGGAAGTACCGTTAGTAAATTGTCTGCTTGGATTTTTCTAAGAATTTCAGATAGTTTGAGGAAAAATCGCGGTATTGCTTGTATAATAAAGAATCCATCATCACCAGAGTTTTGGTACAATGGCATAAATAACATAGCATTATAATCTGAACAAATAAGCTTTTCGTTTGAAGTTGCCAATGCGGTTCCTTTTTTTATATATTGAAAACTCTCAAATCCAGCATGCATTGCGAACAGTTCCTTTGGTTGAATGTGGTATTTGTAAATTATTTCGAAAATAGAAGCGATGTTATTCGATGATTCTTTTAAGGTTTTTTCGTTTTTCTTAATTTTTCCTACCTCGTTAATTCTTAAAATTCCTGAATGTTGAAGTGCTAAATATATAAAGGCCTCGCAGTTTTTTATGGCTTCAGGATCTGTGTGCTGTCCAGATTCAAAACCCACAGAAACATAACCCAAGGTGTTTAAGTAGCTTAGTAAAGGGCCTTCTAAATATTCTTCGATACCCAAAACTACAGGCACTGGAAAACAACTCGAAAATTTACGGTTGATTAAAGCATCATTAATAGTAATAAAGGGTAACGATTTACTAGAAGTTGTATGTAAATCAATAAAATAAATTGGACTTTTAGTTGTTGCAAAAAGCTGGTTGATAAATTGGAACAATGCACTTTGTTCTTCCTCTTCATCAGTTAAGTTTTCTTTTAACTTTAATGCTTTTAGTTGTTTTTTTGTCCACATTCTGTTTAAATCAGAATGTAAAAAGCGTTTATTTTCTTGAAGTGCTTTTATATTTCCGTAGACACCGTATACCTCACCAATTATATCTTTTTCTCTAATTGTTTTAAGTACATTATTTAAAGCATGGACACCAGCAGCTTCATTACCATGAATACCTGCAAAAAAGACTATTGTAGAGCCTTCAGTATCACTCTTAATATGATGAAAAATCCTGTCAGTAGTTGTTGCTTTTTTACTATCTATTTCAGAGCTGATTTGCATGCTATTTTATAAATCTTTTGTTGTTAAAATGCCTAGCAATTCCTTATTTCTAACTACAGGTAAACAGTTAATTTTATGTTTTTTCATAAGTGATTTCGCGTCTTCCAAAGGCGCTTCCTGTGATATGGTAATTAAATCTGTCGTCATGACGTCCTTAACTTGTGATTTCAAATCGAGATCACCTAATTTAATCAAATCCGTCCAGGTTAATAGACCTTTCAACTCTTTTTTGCTGTTTATAACGGGCAAATGGTGTATGTTTTTCCATTTCATAATATTGAGAACTAACTCTAAGCTATCTTTTTGTTCTACCAAAATCATTTTGGAGTTCATATTGTGTTTTACAATACGACTGACATCTATTTTTAGATTCTCATCTGGATTAAATAACTCCCATTGATCTACTGTTTTATCCTTGAATTGATGCTTGTACATATAAGCAGTGATATTCTGTAACGCTTCAAAATTAGTCTTGTTTTTTTGAAGGTTTCTAAAGTTGTCCACTATCCACTGTGATCCGTTTTTGGACTTTGCACGATCTTCTATAATCGATAGATATTTTGTAATGTCAGTAGCATTAATATTGGCTTTTTCAAGTCCTTTTTTCGCCATTGGTATGAATTCTTCAAGAATTAAATCTTTCGCTGTTATGAGCTCATTGTTCCATACAAATTGGGTTTCCATTCCCGTTCTGGCGGCTTTAAAAAAGTTGCTTTTTATATCTTTAAAGTCCATTTTATTGTGAATTCCCTTATATGCCTCAGGTTGGCCTAACATCAGACCAACCCAAAAAGCCATATTGGCAATTTCGTCGGTTAATGTTGGTCCAGACGGAATATAACGACATTCTATTCTTAAATGTGGTTTGCCGCCTCCAACACCATAACATACGCGGTTCCATTTATAAACGGTTCCATTATGCAATTGTAATGCTTTAAGCTTTGGAATGTCTCCATTTTTCAGAACTTCGATACTGTCATCATGTTCATTTGATGTGAGAAGACTTCTAAAATGTGAAATATGGTTTTTAAAAATATCCGTTACAGTACCTTTTTCCCAATCGGAACCAAAACTAACACGTGATTCTTTTTCGTTATGAATAAAGGAATTTGTACGTGTATCAATACTTTGGGTAAAAAGGGCTATTCTTGTTTCTGCCCATAATTCCCTTCCAAACAAAATTGGAGAATTAGCGCAACTACTTAAAACAGGACCTGCAATGGCCTGTGCCCAATTGTACTTTTCTACAAATTCGTTTGGTTTAATTTGCAGATGTGTTTGAAAACTTGTGTTACAAGCTTCGAGCATTACGCTATCGTGAATGAGGTTTAACTCATCAACACCTTTTATGTGAATATGAAATGGTTCTAACCGAGAGGATTTTAAGGCTTTATTAAGCACAAAATATCTTGGTTTTTCGGTCATATAATCATCCTTTATATGCATTGATCTTAAAGTTGGTAAGATACCAGTGAGTACAATTTTAGAATTTTTTGTTTTAGCCGTTTTTTTAGCTTTATTTAATAGCACTTTAATTTGAAGATGTAATTTTGAAAAACAATCACTACCTAATTCTAAAGGGTCTGAGTTAATTTCAAGATTATATTTACCAATTTCCGTTGTAAAATGACTATCATTTATGGCCTCTAAAATCTCAATACTATTATTGTTTGGAAAAAAATCTTTATGTGTGACACAAAACTCTTGTTCAGCACCAATTCTTATGGGCTCTTCTTCAATTAAACCGTTATTGAGCATGAGATCCAAAGCCTCAAGATCTTTGACCAGATGATGCACATATAATGCCTTATCTTTAGAACTTTTAAGCTGTTTAACGTCCAAACGACCCATAATGACCTTAGGTTATGGTTATAAGTTGTAAGGTACACTTTGTGAAAGAATTAAAGAATGACTTTTATCATAATGGCTATACAATGATATAAGATTGTCCAATAGTATAAAAATTAACAAGTTTTCGATCATTTTTATTGTTCCTAAAAATGTTTACTTATGGCATTATAGGGCAGTTTAAATTACAACGACTTATCAGGCGCAGGCAAACTAGCATGAAACTCTTCTCCAATGCGATGAGTATATTGGTCTAATAACTCCAAAACCCGGTCACTAGAGTCGGAAGCAACAATTAATCCAATATGCCAAGCCTTGTTCATTCTCCAAACAATTTCTTCATCTGTAAAACTGGAAGTATCAGGATGTTCATATCGACTTAAAGACACTACAATTCCTGCGTATTGATTATTTATTTTTGGAAGTTTGTAGCCTGTTTTTCTAAGATTGGCACCTTCAATTCTTGCCCATTCTACCCAAAGGTTTATTCCAGAGGCTGCTTCTACCATTTCGGCTAAATTGGCGCCTCCAACACGAGAAGAGGTCTCTAAAAAGAACAATTCACCTGTGGCTTTAGATTGAATGAATTCAGTATGTGACGCTCCAAACTGCATTCCAAAGGCTTTCATCACTTGTGCATTCATTTTTTGTAAACCTTTTTCTACTTTAGAACCAATTTCTGAACTTGCAGATCTAAAAATTCCGCCACCATGAGCGACTTCAAAAGGCGTGTCTAAGTACTTGCTGACTCTAGCGAATTTAACTTTTCCATTGTCATTTAAGCCATCAACATGATACACATCGCCTGGTGCAAATTTCTCGACTAAATAATTATCGCGTTCATCCCCTAAATCATTGATAATTTGCCATAACTCATCTTTGCTGTGAATCTTTTTTATACCTGTTGCAGAGGCTTCCATTCTTGGTTTTATTAACCAAGGCGGACTCACGTTATCAGCATAAGCGTTTATGGTGTAATTATTGAACAAGTCTGTGAACTCAGGAACATTGACCCCTTCTTCTTTGGCTTTTACACGCATGGCTAGTTTATCCCTAAAATAGTGCGCTGTGGTTCTTCCCATGCC
Protein-coding sequences here:
- the fumC gene encoding class II fumarate hydratase codes for the protein MTYRIEKDTMGEVKVPADKLWGAQTERSRNNFKIGAPASMPLEIVYGFAYLKKAAAYANCELEVLSQEKRDLIAKVCDEILEGQHNDQFPLVIWQTGSGTQSNMNVNEVVANRAHQISGKTIGEGEKTIQPNDDVNKSQSSNDTFPTGMHIAAYKKVVQTTIPGVIQLRNTLHKKSLEFKEVVKIGRTHLMDATPLTLGQEFSGYVSQLDHGLKALEHTLAHLSELALGGTAVGTGLNTPEGYDVLVAKYIAEFTDLPFITAENKFEALAAHDAIVETHGALKQLAVSLNKIANDIRMMASGPRSGIGEIIIPANEPGSSIMPGKVNPTQCEALTMVCAQVMGNDVAISVGGTQGHYELNVFKPMMAANILQSAQLIGDACVSFEEHCASGIEPNHQVIKELLNNSLMLVTALNTKIGYYKAAEIANTAHKNGTTLKEEAVNLGYVSAEDYDEWVKPENMVGSLK
- a CDS encoding nuclear transport factor 2 family protein; translated protein: MNDHMKKSAVNFYKLAYEGNPRKATELYVGAEYKQHNPDVENGIEGFIDYFERMHSEYPNKSIEFVRVISEHDMVALHTHQIWPDNDEYVTMDFFRFDSNGKIVEHWDAIQQIPKKSANKNKMY
- a CDS encoding esterase family protein, which encodes MKEEHFKWYSPTLSRDIEMLVFGHAGYPVILFPTTMGKHNECRDMGLVESVRWFAEQGLVQIYCPDSINELSWYNKNIHPADRAKNHAWYDEFIMNEVVNKICEEKKMHKVAVAGPSFGGYQAANFAFRHPDRVSHMFSMSGSFDIKSFVDGHYDDNVFFNNPVDFLPGADHPDLWNMKIVLGVGEWDICLDANKRLAGILTEKNIPFWYDEHKWAEHDWPLWNRMFPHYLSKL
- a CDS encoding ATP-grasp domain-containing protein, which gives rise to MKKIGILFGQEDTFPWAFIDRVNEKIKSQGIKDMVAEAVSIDTVEQAKSDEYAVIIDRISQDVPFYRAYLKNAAITGTAVINNPFWWSADEKFFNNALAEKIGIPVPKTFILPSSHRPEGTDENSFRNMKFPFDWEKMFSTIGFPAYMKPHDGGGWKSVYRVENPDDLWEKHRETENLVMMLQEEINFTEYFRCYVLGTDKVHIMKYEPRNPHHLRYVLDGEPVDKKILDLVEKYCIKLNKALGYDFNTVEFAIRDGVPYAIDFCNPAPDADIHSVGQDNFDWIVENAANMAIDKAKQYKKGNMNLTWGTFVKDQMEAPKTATKKPTAKKTRAKSASAEVTATKAKAAVKKTPAKAPVKKKVAEKAAVKKAPAKTVVAKKTTATKAAPKKAPVKKAATKSAATKTTATKAKTVAKKTTAKKATPKKKAAKK
- a CDS encoding carboxylate-amine ligase, whose amino-acid sequence is MKFTLGIEEEYQIIDPVTRELISHDQQIVTEASKVMGDQCKAEMHQAVVEVGTNICEDITDAREQISNLRKSVSGIANDLGFKIGAAGTHPFSKWEHQLITPNPRYDEIITELQDTARSNLIFGLHVHVGMADKEMAIHLVNAMRYFLPHLYALSTNSPFWEGRNTGFKSFRSKVFDKFPRTGIPGIFENYAHYENYVNLLVKTKCIDNPKKIWWDIRVHPFFPTLEVRICDIPLTVNETVCITAIIQALVAKLYDLRRHNLNFMNYHRALINENKWRASRYGIDGKMIDFGKESEVETRLLMLELLDFIDDVVDDLGSRKEIEYIHEMLKNGTGADRQLEIFKQTNDLTKVVDYVTEQTILGL
- a CDS encoding type 1 glutamine amidotransferase, with protein sequence MKKEKLKLAILDMNNDVPNQGLRCIKEIVETFHEEVAYRIFNVRAKGEIPDASYDIYISSGGPGSPLDEGEWRQPYLQLMQNLWDINKADTEQKKHVFFICYSFQVICNYFELGEIKPRRNTSFGILKVHQTKKGHNDLIFKGLNDPFYAVDSRDWQLIQPKLTVFKRHGATILSLEKIRTHVELERAIMAVRFSEEFVGTQFHPEAEPVSMESYFSLEENKKVVIDSFGEKKYNEMMNRIDDPEKIELTYNTILPSFIQNAIDKVKQPVMS
- a CDS encoding succinylglutamate desuccinylase/aspartoacylase family protein; this translates as MQISSEIDSKKATTTDRIFHHIKSDTEGSTIVFFAGIHGNEAAGVHALNNVLKTIREKDIIGEVYGVYGNIKALQENKRFLHSDLNRMWTKKQLKALKLKENLTDEEEEQSALFQFINQLFATTKSPIYFIDLHTTSSKSLPFITINDALINRKFSSCFPVPVVLGIEEYLEGPLLSYLNTLGYVSVGFESGQHTDPEAIKNCEAFIYLALQHSGILRINEVGKIKKNEKTLKESSNNIASIFEIIYKYHIQPKELFAMHAGFESFQYIKKGTALATSNEKLICSDYNAMLFMPLYQNSGDDGFFIIQAIPRFFLKLSEILRKIQADNLLTVLPGITWHDKRCGVLRANLKVTRFMAKSIFHLFGYRNKQLDETHVLLYNRERVSKKEMYRKEQWY
- a CDS encoding CBS domain-containing protein, producing MGRLDVKQLKSSKDKALYVHHLVKDLEALDLMLNNGLIEEEPIRIGAEQEFCVTHKDFFPNNNSIEILEAINDSHFTTEIGKYNLEINSDPLELGSDCFSKLHLQIKVLLNKAKKTAKTKNSKIVLTGILPTLRSMHIKDDYMTEKPRYFVLNKALKSSRLEPFHIHIKGVDELNLIHDSVMLEACNTSFQTHLQIKPNEFVEKYNWAQAIAGPVLSSCANSPILFGRELWAETRIALFTQSIDTRTNSFIHNEKESRVSFGSDWEKGTVTDIFKNHISHFRSLLTSNEHDDSIEVLKNGDIPKLKALQLHNGTVYKWNRVCYGVGGGKPHLRIECRYIPSGPTLTDEIANMAFWVGLMLGQPEAYKGIHNKMDFKDIKSNFFKAARTGMETQFVWNNELITAKDLILEEFIPMAKKGLEKANINATDITKYLSIIEDRAKSKNGSQWIVDNFRNLQKNKTNFEALQNITAYMYKHQFKDKTVDQWELFNPDENLKIDVSRIVKHNMNSKMILVEQKDSLELVLNIMKWKNIHHLPVINSKKELKGLLTWTDLIKLGDLDLKSQVKDVMTTDLITISQEAPLEDAKSLMKKHKINCLPVVRNKELLGILTTKDL
- a CDS encoding ATP-grasp domain-containing protein, producing MADKPLNFLCISTYFKGEDFLKSVKAEGNNVYLLTKKKLDQEPWPWEFIDDTFYIEEWNQNDIVKGIAYKFRTIKFDRFVALDDFDVEKVALLREHFRMPGMGRTTAHYFRDKLAMRVKAKEEGVNVPEFTDLFNNYTINAYADNVSPPWLIKPRMEASATGIKKIHSKDELWQIINDLGDERDNYLVEKFAPGDVYHVDGLNDNGKVKFARVSKYLDTPFEVAHGGGIFRSASSEIGSKVEKGLQKMNAQVMKAFGMQFGASHTEFIQSKATGELFFLETSSRVGGANLAEMVEAASGINLWVEWARIEGANLRKTGYKLPKINNQYAGIVVSLSRYEHPDTSSFTDEEIVWRMNKAWHIGLIVASDSSDRVLELLDQYTHRIGEEFHASLPAPDKSL